One Azoarcus sp. DN11 DNA segment encodes these proteins:
- a CDS encoding IS110 family transposase, with translation MMSVTSVVVGIDVAKAHVDVAVMGAKFDAQQFDNDAEGHSALAAALQPQGVALVVMEATGGYEATLACALQAAGLAVAVVNPRQARHFAKSMGRLAKTDAIDARILAEFAAVLVRREDLASLIRPLADAQQQALAAVVTRRRQLLTMLLSERQRLQLAIPVVRPSIEAMIEAIRKQLDEVEAQMVGHVREHYAALDKLLRSASGIGPVASATLIAELPELGRLNRRQIAALVGVAPMANDSGTSRGRRRVQGGRFEIRRVLYMATLTAATHNPTIKAFYQRLIAAGKLPKVALVACMRKLLTTLNAMVKTNTPWAADFHSA, from the coding sequence ATCATGTCTGTGACCTCAGTGGTGGTGGGCATCGACGTCGCCAAGGCGCATGTCGATGTCGCGGTGATGGGCGCCAAGTTTGATGCTCAGCAGTTCGATAACGATGCCGAGGGCCACTCGGCGCTGGCGGCAGCCTTGCAGCCGCAAGGGGTGGCGCTGGTGGTGATGGAGGCCACCGGCGGCTACGAGGCGACCCTCGCCTGCGCGCTGCAGGCGGCGGGCCTCGCCGTGGCGGTGGTCAATCCGCGCCAGGCGCGCCACTTCGCCAAGTCGATGGGGCGCCTCGCCAAGACCGACGCGATCGACGCGCGCATACTGGCCGAGTTCGCCGCGGTGCTGGTGCGCCGCGAGGATCTGGCCAGCCTCATCCGCCCGCTCGCCGACGCTCAGCAGCAGGCCTTGGCTGCGGTGGTCACCCGCCGCCGCCAGCTGCTGACCATGCTGCTGTCCGAGCGCCAGCGCCTGCAACTCGCGATCCCCGTGGTGCGCCCGAGTATCGAGGCCATGATCGAGGCCATCCGCAAGCAGCTCGACGAGGTTGAAGCGCAGATGGTCGGCCACGTGCGCGAGCACTACGCCGCGCTCGACAAGCTGTTGCGCTCCGCGAGCGGCATCGGCCCCGTGGCCAGCGCCACCCTGATTGCCGAGCTGCCCGAGCTGGGCCGGCTCAACCGCCGCCAGATCGCCGCACTCGTCGGGGTGGCGCCAATGGCCAACGACTCGGGCACCAGCCGCGGCCGACGCCGCGTGCAGGGCGGGCGCTTCGAGATCCGCCGCGTCCTCTACATGGCCACGCTCACCGCCGCCACCCACAACCCCACCATCAAGGCCTTTTACCAGCGGCTCATCGCCGCCGGAAAGCTGCCCAAGGTCGCCCTGGTCGCCTGCATGCGCAAGCTCCTGACCACTCTCAACGCCATGGTCAAGACCAACACGCCTTGGGCTGCCGACTTCCATTCTGCTTGA
- a CDS encoding dihydroneopterin aldolase: MDVIFIDGFRGNTVIGICDNELHEPQPIRIDLAAGVPRALACSTDRIGDTIDYGEVRAALRELLQTHRFQLLEAFAEAVSNLLLTRFGAHWLRVAVTKPGKFDDVDGVGVVIERTRAVPDHLPRRTAEVLHLLGTGLVPHPRTD; this comes from the coding sequence ATGGACGTGATTTTCATCGACGGTTTCCGCGGCAACACCGTCATCGGCATCTGCGACAACGAACTGCACGAGCCGCAGCCGATCCGCATCGATCTGGCCGCCGGTGTGCCGCGCGCGCTGGCGTGCAGCACCGACCGGATCGGCGACACGATCGACTATGGCGAGGTGCGCGCGGCGCTGCGCGAGCTGTTGCAGACGCATCGCTTCCAGCTCCTCGAGGCCTTCGCTGAGGCCGTCTCGAACCTGCTCCTGACGCGCTTCGGCGCCCACTGGCTGCGGGTGGCGGTGACGAAGCCGGGCAAGTTCGACGACGTCGATGGCGTCGGTGTGGTGATCGAACGAACGCGCGCAGTGCCGGATCATCTGCCGCGACGCACCGCCGAAGTCCTGCACCTGCTCGGCACCGGCCTCGTGCCGCACCCGCGCACCGACTGA
- the fae gene encoding formaldehyde-activating enzyme — protein MAKIDRMLVGESLVGDGNEVAHIDLIIGPRGSPAESAFSHALTNNKDGFTSLLAVVAPNLMTKPATVMFNKVTIKGAKQAVQMFGPAQRGVAMAVADSVEDGTIPASEADNLFICVGVFIHWLAEDDKKIQDYNYQATRESIQRAVAGQPTAAEVVAKKSSMAHPFAAHV, from the coding sequence ATGGCAAAAATCGATCGCATGCTGGTAGGGGAGTCGCTGGTGGGAGACGGCAACGAGGTTGCGCATATCGACCTCATCATCGGGCCGCGCGGCAGCCCCGCGGAATCGGCGTTCAGCCACGCACTGACGAACAACAAGGACGGCTTCACCTCGCTGCTTGCGGTGGTCGCGCCCAACCTGATGACGAAACCGGCAACGGTGATGTTCAACAAGGTCACGATCAAGGGCGCCAAGCAGGCCGTGCAGATGTTCGGTCCGGCGCAGCGCGGGGTCGCGATGGCGGTTGCGGACAGCGTCGAGGACGGGACGATTCCGGCGAGCGAGGCGGATAACCTGTTCATCTGCGTCGGCGTCTTCATCCACTGGCTCGCCGAGGATGACAAGAAGATCCAGGACTACAACTACCAGGCGACGCGCGAGTCGATCCAGCGGGCCGTGGCTGGCCAGCCGACGGCGGCGGAAGTGGTCGCGAAGAAATCCTCGATGGCGCACCCGTTCGCTGCGCACGTATAA
- a CDS encoding sigma-54-dependent Fis family transcriptional regulator produces MSSMLEPRGHAHRVHEVVEGRGSGTNDLVTSSWARCLKDYHLDPDKPLHPTVLAERALEERRKHSADVIDCAKLEMTTLYQQLGDRESAVVLVDTEGTILHMVAAPEFAREMGKVGFCPGAVWSESAVGTNGMGTCLVVGEPVAVRQQDHFFGVYTSLTCSAVPIFDPDGALVAVLDVTSRSQLMQQHSLVLLGMTAQMIENRLLDLRFREACPVHFHSRPEFVYTLHEGKLVVADDGSIRAANRSALFQLGYPSVHAIRGKKIDEVFQTTLADILQRSARSSFHPVPTFCTQRSNRFFVVAQEPATLSVPSVERAGARQLVASLPPVRGPECSFGDDRIASQLNVAARVIAKQIPVLLHGETGAGKEVFARALHKGSPFASGAFVAVNCASLPESLIESELFGYRAGAFTGAQRTGRRGKILQADRGTLFLDEIGDMPLTLQARLLRVLDERQISPLGTEETIPVDFQLVSASHRNLPKLVADGVFREDLYYRLSGLEVSLPPLRERADKRELLYRVLQEEAAGQRMTIDPDAEALLMSHPWPGNLRQLRHVLRTAVVLAAGDRLRLEDLPPALRQRIATRPEPLAAPPAALREPEVTAGSSEPGGDYGDDELAALNPVQASERAVLLGLLEQQRWNVSNVAKALDISRNTLYRRLHRLRIPLSHSDFPVQ; encoded by the coding sequence ATGTCGTCGATGCTTGAGCCCCGGGGCCATGCGCACCGGGTCCATGAGGTGGTTGAAGGGCGGGGAAGCGGAACCAACGATCTGGTGACGAGCTCCTGGGCCCGCTGTCTAAAAGATTACCATCTCGACCCCGACAAGCCCCTGCACCCGACGGTGCTCGCCGAACGTGCACTCGAAGAGCGGCGCAAGCACTCCGCCGACGTCATCGACTGCGCGAAACTCGAAATGACCACCCTGTACCAGCAGCTCGGCGACCGCGAGTCGGCAGTGGTGCTGGTGGATACCGAAGGCACCATCCTGCACATGGTGGCCGCGCCGGAGTTCGCGCGCGAGATGGGCAAGGTCGGCTTCTGCCCCGGCGCGGTGTGGAGCGAGTCGGCGGTCGGCACGAACGGCATGGGCACCTGCCTCGTCGTGGGCGAGCCGGTCGCGGTGCGGCAGCAGGACCATTTCTTCGGCGTCTATACGTCGCTGACGTGCTCGGCCGTGCCGATCTTCGATCCCGATGGTGCCCTCGTCGCGGTGCTCGACGTCACGAGCCGCTCGCAGCTGATGCAGCAGCACTCGCTGGTGCTGCTCGGCATGACCGCGCAGATGATCGAGAATCGGCTCCTCGACCTGCGCTTTCGCGAAGCGTGCCCGGTCCACTTCCACAGCCGCCCGGAGTTCGTGTACACGCTGCACGAGGGCAAGCTGGTCGTCGCCGACGACGGCAGCATCCGCGCGGCCAACCGCAGCGCGCTGTTCCAGCTCGGTTATCCGTCGGTGCATGCGATCCGCGGCAAGAAGATCGACGAGGTGTTCCAGACGACCCTGGCGGACATCCTGCAGCGCAGCGCCCGCAGCTCCTTCCATCCGGTGCCGACCTTCTGCACGCAGCGCTCGAACCGCTTCTTCGTCGTCGCGCAGGAGCCGGCGACGTTGTCCGTGCCGAGCGTCGAGCGCGCCGGCGCGAGACAGCTTGTTGCCAGCCTGCCCCCTGTCCGCGGGCCGGAATGTTCGTTCGGCGACGATCGCATCGCTTCGCAGCTGAATGTGGCCGCGCGCGTCATCGCGAAGCAGATTCCCGTGTTGCTGCACGGCGAGACCGGTGCGGGCAAGGAAGTGTTCGCGCGCGCCCTGCACAAGGGCAGCCCGTTCGCATCGGGCGCCTTTGTCGCCGTGAACTGCGCGTCGCTGCCCGAAAGCCTGATCGAGAGCGAGCTGTTCGGTTACCGCGCCGGGGCTTTCACCGGAGCGCAGCGCACGGGGCGGCGCGGCAAGATCCTGCAGGCCGACCGTGGCACGCTGTTTCTCGACGAGATCGGCGACATGCCGCTTACGCTGCAGGCCCGGCTCTTGCGTGTACTCGATGAGCGCCAGATTTCGCCGCTCGGCACCGAGGAGACGATCCCCGTCGACTTCCAGCTCGTCAGCGCAAGTCACCGCAACCTGCCGAAGCTCGTCGCCGACGGAGTGTTCCGCGAGGATCTGTATTACCGCCTGTCCGGCCTGGAGGTGTCGCTGCCGCCCTTGCGCGAGCGCGCCGACAAGCGCGAGCTGCTGTACCGGGTCCTGCAGGAGGAGGCAGCGGGGCAGCGGATGACGATCGATCCGGACGCCGAGGCCTTGCTGATGAGCCACCCGTGGCCGGGCAATCTTCGCCAGCTGCGCCACGTGCTGCGAACCGCGGTCGTGCTCGCGGCGGGCGACCGGCTGCGGCTCGAGGACCTGCCACCGGCCCTGCGGCAACGCATCGCAACACGGCCCGAACCGCTGGCCGCGCCGCCTGCCGCGCTGCGCGAACCGGAAGTGACGGCGGGAAGCAGCGAGCCCGGTGGCGATTACGGGGACGACGAATTGGCGGCGCTCAATCCGGTTCAGGCCAGCGAGCGTGCGGTGTTGCTCGGCCTGCTCGAACAACAACGCTGGAATGTGAGCAATGTCGCCAAAGCCCTCGACATCAGTCGAAACACCCTGTATCGCCGATTGCACCGACTACGCATCCCGCTCTCCCACAGCGACTTCCCGGTCCAGTGA
- a CDS encoding DUF6513 domain-containing protein: MEHIVLLTGRLAQPALERVLTGMAPAPFTWEVREIGLQVAGLMTADMIRRRVPAPVAADRVLVPGRCRGDLDALSAHYGVPVERGPDELKDIPQYFNRSPSAGRLDTYDIDIFAEIVDAPRLEIAAIVERARRFAADGANVIDLGCLPATPFPQLEDAVVALKAEGFRVSVDSQDTDELLRGGRAGADYLLSLTADTLWIADEVAATPVLIPREPGDEASLYAAIETLSRRGRAFLADAILDPIPFGLLGSLCRYQRLRERFPDVAIMMGIGNVTELTEADTSGINAILFGIAAELRAGAVLTTQVSSHARRAVREADVARRMMYEARESSSLPKGMTDALMTVHAKRPFPDTPEEIDATAAAIRDPSFRVQVSERGLHIYNRDGHHVDTDPFALYPQLKLDGDTGHAFYLGVELARAEIAWSLGKRYVQDQPLDWGCATERRADDLLHQCAPGPTKQAPATQSLSQSRSNHAPEVAQHP, translated from the coding sequence ATGGAACACATTGTCCTGCTCACGGGACGCCTTGCGCAGCCCGCCCTGGAACGCGTGCTCACCGGCATGGCGCCCGCGCCCTTCACGTGGGAAGTGCGCGAGATCGGCCTGCAGGTGGCCGGCCTGATGACGGCCGACATGATCCGCCGCCGCGTCCCCGCGCCGGTCGCGGCCGACCGCGTGCTCGTGCCGGGGCGCTGCCGCGGCGATCTCGACGCGCTGTCGGCGCACTACGGCGTGCCGGTCGAGCGCGGGCCCGACGAGCTCAAGGACATTCCGCAGTACTTCAATCGCAGCCCCTCCGCGGGGCGCCTCGATACCTACGATATCGACATCTTCGCCGAGATCGTCGACGCACCCCGCCTGGAGATCGCGGCGATCGTCGAGCGCGCGCGGCGCTTTGCGGCAGATGGTGCGAACGTCATCGACCTCGGCTGCCTGCCGGCGACTCCCTTCCCGCAGCTCGAAGACGCGGTCGTCGCGCTGAAGGCGGAAGGCTTCCGGGTCAGCGTCGACTCGCAGGACACCGACGAGCTGCTGCGCGGCGGACGCGCCGGCGCGGACTACCTGCTGAGCCTGACCGCCGACACGCTGTGGATCGCCGACGAGGTCGCCGCCACGCCGGTGCTGATCCCGCGCGAGCCGGGCGACGAGGCCTCGCTGTACGCGGCGATCGAGACGCTCTCGCGCCGTGGGCGGGCCTTCCTCGCCGACGCGATCCTCGACCCGATCCCGTTCGGGTTGCTCGGTTCGCTGTGCCGCTACCAGCGGCTGCGCGAGCGCTTCCCCGACGTGGCGATCATGATGGGCATCGGCAACGTCACCGAACTCACCGAGGCCGACACCAGTGGCATCAACGCGATCCTCTTCGGCATCGCCGCCGAACTGCGCGCCGGCGCGGTGCTGACGACGCAGGTCAGCTCGCATGCGCGCCGCGCGGTGCGCGAAGCCGACGTCGCCCGGCGCATGATGTACGAAGCGCGCGAGAGCAGTTCGCTGCCCAAGGGCATGACCGACGCGCTGATGACGGTGCACGCGAAGCGTCCGTTCCCGGACACGCCCGAAGAGATCGACGCCACCGCCGCCGCGATCCGCGACCCGAGCTTCCGCGTGCAGGTTTCCGAGCGCGGGCTGCACATCTACAACCGCGACGGCCACCACGTGGATACCGACCCGTTCGCGCTCTATCCGCAGCTCAAGCTCGACGGCGACACCGGCCACGCGTTCTACCTTGGCGTGGAGCTCGCGCGGGCCGAGATCGCATGGTCGCTCGGCAAACGCTACGTGCAGGACCAGCCGCTCGACTGGGGCTGCGCGACCGAGCGCCGCGCGGACGACCTGCTGCACCAGTGCGCGCCGGGGCCGACGAAGCAAGCGCCCGCCACCCAATCCTTATCCCAATCCCGATCGAATCACGCGCCCGAGGTCGCGCAGCACCCATGA
- a CDS encoding (5-formylfuran-3-yl)methyl phosphate synthase — translation MIRLLASVRDCDEALAAAGAGADFIDLKEPRAGALGGLAIERIREIVAALRDAHPVVPVSATIGDYPADAADEIDARVDAVGTCGVDYVKVGIAGGDARAQRALLARLADSQWAVVPVFIADRGLDPALVEAACRLPFPALMADTEDKRAGSLFDCVSEAALAAFVERVRGAGKLVGLSGALREHHLPRLALLAPDFAGFRGALCDGARTGVLDPDALRSVRRALADG, via the coding sequence ATGATCCGCCTGCTTGCGAGTGTGCGTGACTGCGACGAAGCCTTGGCCGCCGCGGGCGCAGGGGCAGATTTCATCGACTTGAAGGAGCCGCGCGCCGGCGCACTCGGCGGGCTCGCGATCGAACGCATTCGCGAGATCGTCGCCGCTCTGCGCGACGCACATCCAGTGGTGCCGGTGAGCGCGACCATCGGCGATTACCCGGCCGACGCAGCCGACGAGATCGACGCGCGCGTGGATGCAGTCGGCACGTGTGGCGTCGATTACGTCAAGGTCGGCATCGCCGGTGGCGACGCGCGGGCGCAGCGCGCGCTCCTCGCGCGGCTCGCGGACTCGCAGTGGGCGGTCGTGCCGGTGTTCATTGCCGACCGCGGGCTCGACCCGGCCCTCGTCGAAGCCGCCTGCCGGTTGCCGTTTCCCGCGCTGATGGCCGACACCGAGGACAAGCGGGCGGGGAGCCTGTTCGACTGCGTGAGCGAAGCCGCGCTCGCCGCGTTCGTCGAACGCGTGCGGGGCGCGGGAAAGCTCGTCGGGCTGTCGGGGGCGCTGCGCGAACACCATCTGCCCCGCCTCGCATTGCTGGCGCCGGACTTCGCGGGTTTTCGCGGGGCGCTGTGCGACGGCGCGCGTACCGGCGTGCTCGACCCCGACGCGCTGCGGTCGGTACGCCGAGCACTGGCAGATGGCTGA
- a CDS encoding efflux RND transporter periplasmic adaptor subunit: MDFSQGKRRLGVAAVAVLLGSGTYLWAGHNGQGAIAAQQPLETAKPSSIPAEESILLTDAQLKSVSIQAVDEREFAVDKEAVGNIDFNQDMTVQVSPPYQGRVVQLFAKTGDKVEKGKPLFVIDSPDLVQAESTLIASAGVLKLTTSALNRAKALYEVQGIAEKDYQQVVSDQQTAEGAFKAARDAVKIFGKSESEIDRIVQERRIDAHMPVASPIHGQVTARNAAPGTLVQPGGTPAPYTVADLSTKWMLASVPEADLPFMRLGQEVDVRLQAYPGRIFHGKISNIGATVDPSTHRVTIRSEVRDPKNELLPQMFATFIVRTGESVRGPAVPVSGVVREGDGTMTVWVTTDRRRFTARSVKLGVQRDGVDQIVDGLKAGELVAADGALFLSNARILGAK, translated from the coding sequence ATGGATTTCTCGCAAGGAAAACGGCGACTTGGCGTCGCTGCAGTGGCAGTGCTGCTCGGCAGCGGAACGTACCTCTGGGCCGGTCATAACGGACAGGGCGCCATAGCAGCACAGCAGCCCCTGGAGACGGCCAAACCGTCCAGCATTCCAGCTGAAGAAAGCATATTGCTGACCGATGCGCAGCTCAAGTCGGTGTCCATCCAGGCGGTGGATGAGAGGGAGTTCGCCGTGGATAAGGAGGCCGTCGGCAACATCGACTTCAATCAAGACATGACGGTACAGGTGTCGCCACCCTATCAGGGCCGGGTCGTGCAGTTGTTCGCCAAGACCGGGGACAAGGTGGAGAAGGGCAAACCCCTGTTTGTCATCGACAGCCCGGACCTCGTGCAGGCTGAGTCGACGCTGATCGCCAGTGCGGGCGTGCTGAAGTTGACGACGAGCGCGCTCAACCGGGCCAAGGCGCTCTATGAAGTCCAGGGCATTGCCGAGAAGGATTACCAACAAGTCGTCTCGGATCAGCAGACCGCCGAGGGCGCCTTCAAAGCGGCCCGCGATGCAGTCAAGATCTTTGGCAAGAGCGAGTCGGAAATCGATCGGATCGTGCAAGAGCGTCGCATCGACGCGCACATGCCTGTAGCGAGCCCCATTCATGGCCAGGTGACGGCGCGCAATGCCGCCCCTGGGACCCTGGTGCAGCCGGGCGGAACCCCCGCACCCTATACCGTTGCGGACCTGTCCACCAAGTGGATGCTGGCGAGCGTCCCCGAGGCGGACTTGCCCTTCATGCGCTTGGGCCAAGAGGTTGATGTCCGCCTGCAGGCTTACCCCGGGCGGATATTCCACGGCAAGATCAGCAATATCGGCGCGACGGTGGATCCTTCCACGCACCGGGTGACCATCCGCTCTGAAGTGCGCGACCCGAAGAACGAATTGCTGCCCCAGATGTTCGCCACATTCATCGTGCGCACCGGCGAGTCGGTGCGGGGGCCGGCCGTGCCAGTCAGCGGCGTGGTGCGCGAAGGCGACGGTACCATGACGGTCTGGGTGACCACCGATCGGCGGCGTTTCACGGCAAGGAGCGTCAAACTGGGGGTCCAGCGTGATGGCGTCGACCAGATCGTCGACGGACTGAAGGCGGGAGAATTGGTGGCCGCCGATGGCGCACTCTTCCTCAGCAACGCACGCATCCTGGGGGCGAAATGA
- a CDS encoding flavoprotein produces MPEEHVPTGGTAGDAAQRDRWAWALTGSGHYLDEALELAFRLPNVDFFLSAAAEEVLPLYGHRIDAMKERFRVFRDKSASSVPVGMLYDDVYHTVVIAPATSNTVAKCAVGISDTLPTNMFAQAGKLGIPGIVFACDTEPVVVTKSPREWVELRPRNIDLENVARLRRIDHCVVVESVAALEQALNERLAELSLK; encoded by the coding sequence GTGCCGGAGGAGCATGTCCCCACCGGCGGCACCGCGGGCGATGCCGCGCAGCGCGACCGCTGGGCCTGGGCGCTGACCGGGTCGGGGCATTATCTCGACGAAGCGCTGGAGCTCGCGTTCCGCCTGCCGAACGTCGATTTCTTCCTGTCGGCCGCGGCGGAGGAGGTGCTGCCGCTGTACGGCCACCGCATCGATGCGATGAAGGAGCGCTTCCGCGTGTTCCGCGACAAGAGCGCGAGCTCGGTGCCCGTCGGCATGCTGTACGACGACGTCTATCACACCGTCGTGATCGCGCCGGCCACCAGCAACACCGTCGCGAAATGCGCGGTGGGCATCTCCGACACTTTGCCGACGAACATGTTCGCGCAGGCGGGCAAGCTCGGCATCCCCGGCATCGTATTTGCGTGTGACACCGAGCCGGTGGTGGTCACGAAGAGCCCGCGCGAGTGGGTGGAGCTGCGCCCGCGCAACATCGACCTGGAGAACGTGGCTCGGTTGCGCCGCATCGACCACTGCGTGGTCGTCGAATCGGTCGCCGCGTTGGAACAGGCCCTGAATGAACGTCTTGCGGAGCTTTCGCTGAAATGA
- a CDS encoding triphosphoribosyl-dephospho-CoA synthase has protein sequence MGAIDERLAHGRAAFLWACGLDVAVRKPGNVSRHSGGHGMQAQAFLASAEVSAGPLFARGAPVGERIEAAVAATRAAVGCNTNLGILLLCAPIAAALEAVASREASRCIDPVALRRTLQTVLANLDIDDAHAAYRAIALANPGGLGRSDEQDVAEEPTIDLRAAMALAAGRDSIARQYANGYADVFDHGLAALCAEALTGERLAHAVQSVFLVFLGTWPDTHIVRKLGCAAAQTVTAEAAAWLDRFRCEPGAGESAGFTAWDEHLKSAGINPGTSADLTVCTLFAGALLQPDVIGLRVAESWHKT, from the coding sequence GTGGGCGCGATCGACGAACGGCTTGCCCACGGGCGGGCCGCGTTCCTGTGGGCCTGCGGGCTCGACGTCGCGGTGCGCAAACCCGGCAACGTCAGCCGCCACTCCGGCGGCCACGGCATGCAGGCGCAGGCCTTTCTCGCGAGCGCGGAAGTCTCCGCCGGGCCGCTGTTTGCCCGCGGGGCGCCCGTCGGCGAGCGCATCGAGGCAGCGGTCGCGGCGACGCGTGCGGCGGTCGGCTGCAACACCAACCTGGGCATCCTGCTGCTGTGCGCGCCGATCGCGGCGGCGCTCGAGGCCGTCGCAAGCCGGGAAGCTTCGCGGTGCATCGACCCCGTCGCGTTGCGCCGCACGCTGCAGACGGTGCTCGCGAACCTCGACATCGACGACGCGCACGCAGCCTATCGCGCGATCGCCCTCGCGAACCCCGGCGGGCTCGGGCGGTCGGACGAGCAGGACGTCGCGGAGGAACCCACGATCGATCTACGCGCCGCCATGGCACTCGCCGCCGGGCGCGACAGCATCGCGCGCCAGTATGCCAACGGCTATGCCGACGTGTTCGATCACGGCCTCGCCGCGCTGTGCGCCGAAGCGCTGACAGGCGAGCGTCTCGCGCACGCGGTGCAATCGGTTTTCCTCGTCTTTCTCGGCACCTGGCCCGATACACACATTGTTCGAAAACTCGGCTGCGCCGCGGCGCAGACTGTCACCGCCGAGGCCGCCGCGTGGCTGGATCGCTTCCGCTGCGAGCCCGGAGCGGGGGAGTCGGCCGGATTCACGGCGTGGGACGAGCACCTGAAAAGCGCGGGAATCAACCCTGGAACGAGCGCGGACCTGACCGTTTGCACGCTTTTTGCGGGCGCATTGCTGCAGCCGGACGTGATCGGCCTGCGCGTGGCCGAAAGTTGGCATAAAACGTGA
- a CDS encoding DUF447 domain-containing protein translates to MIFETIVTTVDADGRPHCAPMGARYVSDEVVLMPFRPSATLDNILASGVAVMNLTTDVRVFAGCVTGRRDWPTVPAERIAGHRLAGALAHVELRLDACDEGPQRPVLHFSRVCERTHAPFPGFNRAQAAVVEGAVLVSRLRMLPAEKVDSEMAYLQIAIDKTAGPAEREAWGWLTEAVAAHRAAASGTGRAAA, encoded by the coding sequence ATGATCTTCGAGACCATCGTCACCACCGTCGATGCCGACGGGCGCCCGCACTGCGCGCCGATGGGCGCGCGCTACGTGTCCGACGAGGTCGTGCTGATGCCGTTCCGGCCGTCGGCGACGCTCGACAACATCCTCGCGAGCGGCGTCGCGGTGATGAACCTCACGACCGACGTGCGCGTGTTCGCCGGCTGTGTCACGGGCCGGCGCGACTGGCCGACGGTGCCGGCCGAGCGCATCGCCGGGCACCGCCTCGCCGGTGCGCTGGCGCACGTCGAACTCCGGCTCGACGCCTGCGACGAGGGCCCGCAGCGGCCGGTGCTGCACTTCTCCCGCGTGTGCGAGCGCACACACGCGCCGTTCCCCGGCTTCAACCGCGCCCAGGCCGCCGTCGTCGAAGGGGCCGTGCTCGTGAGCCGGCTGCGCATGCTGCCGGCCGAGAAGGTCGACAGCGAAATGGCCTATCTGCAGATCGCGATCGACAAGACCGCCGGGCCGGCCGAGCGCGAGGCGTGGGGGTGGCTCACCGAGGCGGTCGCCGCGCATCGCGCCGCAGCCTCCGGCACAGGACGGGCCGCAGCATGA